CATCAAGGCGATCAAATGGGCAGACCAAACCGCCTGACACTCAAACTGGACGAACAACAAACCATTTATGTCGGCGGACAGGTCATTGAAGTAGGCGAAGGGGTATTTAAATTGCCGTAAGTCTATGCCCTCCAAGCGGTCAGATTTTGGAAGGAATTTGCAAAATCATCTTATGGGGCAAATATCATTTGCCCCTACATCTATCTTTCCTTAACCAACACCGATGTCATACTGAGCGAGCCTGCGATCAGTTCGTCATTAAACAACGTAATCTCATCATTTTCATCACGTTGTGCCATCACATAAAGCAACGGCAAATAATGATCTGGTGTTGGGACGGAAAGGGTTGCGCTTTCGCCGAACTGTTCAAAATTGACTAATGCGTCATCGTTATGTTCACGCATTGCCTGATTGATTTCATCTCTGAACTGGTACGCCCAATCGTAGCCTGCGCCAACTTGATCGATATGTTCCCAGCTGATCGCCCTTAAGTTATGCACAATATCGCCACTGCCTAAAATCAACACGCCTTGTTCACGCAATGGACGTAATTTTTTCGCCAATTCATAATGCCATTGTGGGGATTTGGTACGATCCAAACTGAGCTGAACCACGGGAATATCCGCCTCTGGGTAGAGATATTTCAACACTGCCCACGCCCCGTGATCGAAGCCTCGAGTTGGGTTGATTTCCACTTGTTCGGGCGCAAGTAACCCTTGAATGTGTTGAGCAAACTCAGGATCACCTTTCGCTGGATAAACAATCTCGCTTAATTCCGGTGGAAAGCCATAGAAATCGTAAATCATCGGCGGATTTTCCGCCCCCATCACTTGCAATTTTGCGCTGTACCAATGGGCGGAAATACATAAAATCAACTTCGGTTTCTCAAAGGTTGCCGTGATTTGTTGAAAGCCTTGATTAAAGATATTTTGCGGATCTAACACATTCATCGGATTACCGTGTCCGACAAAAAGTGCGGGCATTTTTTTCATTGTTTTATTCCTTTTGGATTTAATGTACAAATAGAATAAACCTATTTCGAGCCAAAGAGAATTTAGTAAAACTAAAGAGAGAATTCAGTTGTATAATTTGCCTATCTTTCATATTAAAGAAATAATCAAAACAACAAAGGAGTGAAAGATGAATACACAATTTATGCATTTACAAGAACAATCAGGGTTACTTTTCGTTACATTAAATGAACAGAATTTGGCTTTAAATCTTGCTCGTGAAAAATTAGCAGCCGATATTCAGCATAGTCCAGCAACAAAAGAAGAAATCGAAGCGTTAATTTTAGTTATTGAAAATGAATTGGAAAAATACAGTGAAATGTTTAAGCCAATGCAGAATTTAACCCTTGTTTCAGCTATTCCTGCATTAGACGAAATTGCCCGTTTAGGATTTGGTCAATCAAAAGAGAATGCCATAGTCATTTCACGAGAACAAATCGAACAGCTTTTTACCCGTTTTTCTCGGGTCATCAACGGCTATCCAGCCAAAGCAGAAGGTTTGCCCGAAAGTGTCGATTTTGCTGTTTATTTAACCCTAATTCGCGAAATTATGCACCATTGGCATATTGAATGGTTGAGATGTGAATAAGCAGATTACAAGCGGTGGAATTTGAGAAAATTTTGCCAAACGCCCTAAAATCCCACCGCTTGTTATTGTTTAATGATTAAAACATCCCACGCCCACTTTCCGTTTTTTCAGGCACCGCTTGGATTACGTCCCAATGTTCTACGATTTTGCCGTTTTCACCGAAACGGAAAATATCCACCACCGCCTCGCCACGATCTTCATCGTTTAATTTGCTGTGAACGTGCAACATCACTAAATCGCCGTCCGCCACAACACGTTTAATCTCTGCGCGTGATTTCGGGTTCGCTTTTAAAAACGGTGCAAAGGCATCAACAAAAGCCTGACCGCCGTCCGCCACGGTCGGGTTGTGCTGCAAGTATTCTTTACCGATATATTTATCGGTCGCCTCTTGCACTTTGTGCTGATTGAACGCCATTTCATAGAACGCCAACGCATTCGCTTTATTTTGCTCTGGTGTAGTTTGTGCCATAGCAACGGTTGAAGAGAAAAGTGCGGTTAAAAGTAAAAGTGATTTTTTCATTGGTTTTTCCTTTTGTTAATTCATATATTCAGCATGATTGCTGTTGATGTGTGCATTATATTGAAATAAAAAAGAGAAAAAATAGCGATTTTTGAATATCACTGTTTCAGTTTTTGAAACAACCTTGATTAAATGGCATTTATCATCATAAACGCAGCTGTGCTTTTTGGTAGACATCACTTCGATCACGCCTGCCTACTGCGACCACTTGAATAACAATCTGTTCATCAACCACTTGATAAACCAAACGATAGCCGGAACTTCTCAATTTGATTTTGTAACAATCTTTCATACCGCGAAGTTTGGCACTTGGTACTCTCGGCTGTTCTATACGTTCTTGAAGTTTATCTAAAAATTGATTGGCAATTACCTTATCCAACTTCTGAAACTCTTTAAGAGCCTCTTTCCGGAATACCACACGATAAGTCATCGGCGTAAATCCTCTAAATTCACTTCAACTAACTCATCATTTTGGCGTTCTTCCACAATTCTTGCCAGCTCGGCATCATCTGCCAACTCAATGAGATATTCATAAATATGTGGAGGAACACAATAAAATGCAGGTTCATTACGGTTTAAAATGGCAATCGCTTCACCGCCTGCCGCGTTAAATGTTGCCATAGGATTGGTTTTTAGTTCAGTAATACTCGCAACGGTATTGGTTAAAACGATACTTGGCATAAATAGCACTCCTTTTTTAGGATTATTTATCGCTCTTTTTATCGGTTTTGTCAAGGTGATTTATAGGTTTATCTAGTTTTGGATAAAACAACACGAGAACTACCAACTCACCCCATTAAACCTCTCCACCAAAAATCCACAAGCGGTCGTTTTCGCAAAATCTTTTACAAAATGTCTCTCAAAAACTCTCTCAAACTCAAGCACTGCACTCCCTCAAACGTATTACCGTCAAATTCGTCCATCGTCACCACATATTTCGGGTAGTTGTCTTGGATTTTGAGCAGGTTGCCAAATTCTCTCTCAAGCGTTTTTTCTTCGTTAATCGTGAGTGTGGCTTGCACATAAATACGTTCGCCATTTTTCTCTGCCACGAAGTCAATTTCTTGGCTATTTAAACCGCCGATTTTGACATCGTAACCTGCGATTTGAAGATGATTGAATATGCAGTTTTCGAGCAGTTTGCCACGGTCTTGCACTCGATAGCCAATCAGGGCGTTTCGTAAGCCTAAATCTTCAAAATAGTATTTTTCGCCAATCTCAAAAATGCGTTTTCCTTCAATATCATAGCGTGGAACTTTATGGATTAAAAAAGCGTTGGCAAGGTATTCCGCATAATTTTGCACCTGTGTGCTTGAGGTGGTAATTTTCTGTGATTTTAAAAAATCAGAGATTTTTTTGGCGGAAAACAGGTTGCCGATATTGCTTGCTAAAAATTGCGTGAGCTGCTCTAAAAATTGCACATTTCGCAATGCATAGCGGTTCACAATATCCCGAATGGCAATGGTGGAATAGATATTCCGCAGATATTCAAACACGATATTGTCTTGCAACGGCAAGTCTTTTAAATAAGGCAAACCGCCGTATTTCAAAAACAGCGACATCGACTTATCGCTATCATCCAGTTTCATAAATTCAAGAAATTCAAAATAGGAAAGGGAGTGGACATTGATTTCAATGGCTCGCCCACTCAGGCTGCCTGCAATATCCCGAGAAAGCAAATGGGCATTGCTGCCCGTGCAATACAAATCCAATTCGTCATCTAATAAAAGCGAACGCAACGCTTGTTCAAAATCTGTAATTTCTTGAATTTCATCGATAAAAATGTAATTTTTTTGACCGCTCTTTTTCTGCTCTTGTACAAAATCATTCAGGCTTTCAGCAGTCGTAATGTGACTAAATGCCAAGTCTTCTTTGTTGATATAAATAATGTGAGCATTTTCATCCGCCGTCTGAATTTCTTGCATAATCTGAAACAGCAAATAACTTTTCCCCACACGGCGTTGCCCTGTGAACACTTTTATCAGACGTTTTCCCATAAACGGACGCACCGTTTCAAGGTATTTTTGGCGATAAACTAAATCTTTCTTCATAGCAAATTCCTTAATTTATACCTGATACTTTACCTTTAAATAAAAAAGTTTCAATCATACTTAAAACTTTTGTGAAAAACATCAAAACTTTCAATTATAAAATTAACATCCCACTACCAACTCACCCCATTAAATCTCTCCACCAAAAAATCCACCAATGTGCGGATGGTTAAAGGCAGTTTGTGGCGAGAGGAATATAGGGCGTAAATTTGATAGGTTGGGAGTTGCCAGTCGGTTAAAATTGGCACTAATTGTTGGCTGGCTAGATGCTCGTTTAAGAGATATTTCGGCAACATTGCGATGCCGCCGCCTGCGAGGGTGAGATTTAACAAGGCGCCGGTGTCATTGGTGGTAAATTGGCTGGTGAGTTCTAGGCTGATTTCACGCTCGTTTTGGTAAAACTTCCACTCTTTTCGGTTGATATTGGCGTGCGCTAAATAGATATGTTCCGCCAAATCCTGTGGTGTTTGAGGAACGCCTTTTTGCGCCAAGTATTCAGGGCTAGCAACCAATAGCGAATGGCAAGTCGCTAAAGGGCGAGCGATTAAATTCGGATCGGGCTGGTTGGTAAAGCGAATAGCCAAATCAATGCGTTCATCAATTAAATTGACCGACTGATCGCTTAATTGAAATTGAATGTTCAATTTGGGGTGGCGTTGCAAAAAGTCTTTGATCGCCAGTAACAAATGGGTACTACCAAATGATGAATTTGAGGCTATCCGCAGTGAGCCTTGCAACTCCCCTTGTTGTGCCAAGATGTCTTGTTCAATTTCAGCCGCTAAATCAACCATTTTTTGGCAATGTGCTACGGCTCGCTCTCCTGCGGAAGTCAGCGAAACTCGGCGTGTGGTACGTTGCAATAATCGCGCATTAAACCACTCTTCCACCAATGCTACTGCTCTGGTCACCATTGGACGAGATAAATCCAACCGATCTGCTGTTGCGGTAAAACTCCCCGTTTCAACCACTGTCAGAAAAATGTTCATCGCCTCAATACGATCCATATTAAACCCTTATTATTACAATTTTTGTAACAATTATATTCATAAAACGCTATTTTTACTATTTTTTATTTCAATATAATACCGCTCATTCATTACACAGAGGAAAAAAATGAAACGTTACGATTTAACCCAACCTGAAGACGAATTAAAAATTTATAGCTTTAACCCACAAGAGAACGGTTTATTTTCGGTCACTTCCACCATTATTGAGGCTGAAAATGAAATGATGCTGGTCGATGCCCAATTCCAAAAATATGACGCACAGTATCTTGTTGATACCATTAAAGCCACTGGCAAACCACTGAAAACCATTTACATCAGCCACTTTGACCCTGATTTCTACTTCGGTTTAAGCATTATTGCCTCCGCGTTTCCCAATGCCAAAGTCGTTGCACGCCCAACCACCGTGGAAGGCATTAAACGCAACTTAATCGGCAAAATTGAATACTGGCAACCGATTTTAAAAGAGCGTAACAATGCGCCGAGAATGTTTATGATCCCCGATGTTTATCACGAAGATCATTTTATGGTGGGCAAACATCGCATTGATATTAAAGGCATTGCGCGCGATCCAATGCGTACTTACTTATGGTCGGAAGAAACCAAAGTATTATTTGGCGGTGCTTGGTTGTTCCAAGGTATTCACCTTTGGATTGCCAGCAACCCAACCAAAAAATCTCGTGAGCAATGGATTGATATTTTAGGCGATATGGCAGCTCTTCAACCGAAAGCCGTTGCCCCAGCGCACTTTTTAGGCGCAATTTGCCCAACAGTTATTGAATTTAACAAACAATACTTACTTCGTTTAGAAGAAGAATTAGCTCAAGCTAAAAACAGCCAAGATCTCATTCAACGAATGAAATCAGCCTACCCTGAATTACGTGGCGATACCTACCTTGAAATTGGTGCAACTGTCGTAACAGGCGAAGTGGAATGGCTTTAAGACTTAATGATAAAAAGGAAAACACAATGAAACTATTTGCAAAACTTACCCTAATTTCGACCGCTTTAATCGGCACTTCTGCCTTTGCGGTGGATGTTGAAAACCGTTCTTTAGACGAACTTTATCAAGCAGCGGTTAAAGAAGGTGGCACCTTAGTCGTGTATGCCGGCGGTGACACCGCTGAACAACAAAACGGCATTAAAGCTGCTTTTGAAAAACGTTTCCCAAAAATGAAACTGCAAACCATCGTGGATTACAGCAAAGTACACGATGCTCGCATTGATTACCAACTGGAAACCAAAAATCTGCAAGCGGACGTGGTGCAATTACAAACCTTGCAAGACTACCCTCGTTGGAAAGCGGAAGGCGTATTAATGGCGTATAAACCGCTAGGCTGGGACAAGGTTTACCCTGCGTTTAAAGACAAAGACGGCGCTTGGACAGGCGTATTTGTCGATGCGTTTAGCAACGTCTCAAATAAAACAGCTCTCGGCGACATTCCAACGCCAACCACCTTTGCCGATTACACCAATCCGAAACTAAAAGGCAAAATTATCTCAACGTACCCGAACGATGATGATGCCGTGCTGTTCGGTTATAAATTAGCAGTGGATAAATATGGTTGGAATTGGTTACAAAATTTAATGAAAAACGAACCGCACTTTGTGCGTGGCACACAAGCACCAGCAGATGAAGTGGAGGCTGGAACTTATGCGGCGACTTTCTCAACCGATGGAATGTTAAAAGTTGATCCGACTGCGAAATCCCGATTTGTGTTACCGAGCGAAGAAGGTTTTGTGGCTTGGGCGCAACGTGCGGCGATTTTAAAAGACGCCAAACACCCGGCAGCAGCAAAACTTTATTTAAGCTGGTTATTAGATAAAGATTTCCAAGAAAATGTTTGGTATATGTGGCCTGTGCGTACGGACGTAAAACAACCTGAAGGCTATAAAGCCATTTGGGAATATCCAAACGCAAACTTAGCCCAATTTGAGCAATTTATGGAAAATCGTGCAGACGTGGAAAAATTCCGCGCCCAAATCCGTCTGTTTGTTGGCGATGTGAAAGGTGAATCTTCTGCCGGCGAATGGGGATTAACACCAAATCAAATGCGATAAGCATTGCACGTTAATGACTTGACACAAACAAGCGGTGAGATTTTAAGAGCAGTTTACAAATGCAAAATATCTCTTAAATTTGACCGCTTACGTTCTTTCTCCAAACTTTTCCTTTAAAA
This genomic window from Actinobacillus porcitonsillarum contains:
- a CDS encoding ester cyclase — translated: MKKSLLLLTALFSSTVAMAQTTPEQNKANALAFYEMAFNQHKVQEATDKYIGKEYLQHNPTVADGGQAFVDAFAPFLKANPKSRAEIKRVVADGDLVMLHVHSKLNDEDRGEAVVDIFRFGENGKIVEHWDVIQAVPEKTESGRGMF
- a CDS encoding type II toxin-antitoxin system RelE family toxin: MTYRVVFRKEALKEFQKLDKVIANQFLDKLQERIEQPRVPSAKLRGMKDCYKIKLRSSGYRLVYQVVDEQIVIQVVAVGRRDRSDVYQKAQLRL
- a CDS encoding ABC transporter substrate-binding protein; the encoded protein is MKLFAKLTLISTALIGTSAFAVDVENRSLDELYQAAVKEGGTLVVYAGGDTAEQQNGIKAAFEKRFPKMKLQTIVDYSKVHDARIDYQLETKNLQADVVQLQTLQDYPRWKAEGVLMAYKPLGWDKVYPAFKDKDGAWTGVFVDAFSNVSNKTALGDIPTPTTFADYTNPKLKGKIISTYPNDDDAVLFGYKLAVDKYGWNWLQNLMKNEPHFVRGTQAPADEVEAGTYAATFSTDGMLKVDPTAKSRFVLPSEEGFVAWAQRAAILKDAKHPAAAKLYLSWLLDKDFQENVWYMWPVRTDVKQPEGYKAIWEYPNANLAQFEQFMENRADVEKFRAQIRLFVGDVKGESSAGEWGLTPNQMR
- a CDS encoding type II toxin-antitoxin system Phd/YefM family antitoxin gives rise to the protein MPSIVLTNTVASITELKTNPMATFNAAGGEAIAILNRNEPAFYCVPPHIYEYLIELADDAELARIVEERQNDELVEVNLEDLRR
- a CDS encoding ATP-binding protein gives rise to the protein MKKDLVYRQKYLETVRPFMGKRLIKVFTGQRRVGKSYLLFQIMQEIQTADENAHIIYINKEDLAFSHITTAESLNDFVQEQKKSGQKNYIFIDEIQEITDFEQALRSLLLDDELDLYCTGSNAHLLSRDIAGSLSGRAIEINVHSLSYFEFLEFMKLDDSDKSMSLFLKYGGLPYLKDLPLQDNIVFEYLRNIYSTIAIRDIVNRYALRNVQFLEQLTQFLASNIGNLFSAKKISDFLKSQKITTSSTQVQNYAEYLANAFLIHKVPRYDIEGKRIFEIGEKYYFEDLGLRNALIGYRVQDRGKLLENCIFNHLQIAGYDVKIGGLNSQEIDFVAEKNGERIYVQATLTINEEKTLEREFGNLLKIQDNYPKYVVTMDEFDGNTFEGVQCLSLREFLRDIL
- a CDS encoding MBL fold metallo-hydrolase; its protein translation is MKRYDLTQPEDELKIYSFNPQENGLFSVTSTIIEAENEMMLVDAQFQKYDAQYLVDTIKATGKPLKTIYISHFDPDFYFGLSIIASAFPNAKVVARPTTVEGIKRNLIGKIEYWQPILKERNNAPRMFMIPDVYHEDHFMVGKHRIDIKGIARDPMRTYLWSEETKVLFGGAWLFQGIHLWIASNPTKKSREQWIDILGDMAALQPKAVAPAHFLGAICPTVIEFNKQYLLRLEEELAQAKNSQDLIQRMKSAYPELRGDTYLEIGATVVTGEVEWL
- the ygiD gene encoding 4,5-DOPA dioxygenase extradiol, with amino-acid sequence MKKMPALFVGHGNPMNVLDPQNIFNQGFQQITATFEKPKLILCISAHWYSAKLQVMGAENPPMIYDFYGFPPELSEIVYPAKGDPEFAQHIQGLLAPEQVEINPTRGFDHGAWAVLKYLYPEADIPVVQLSLDRTKSPQWHYELAKKLRPLREQGVLILGSGDIVHNLRAISWEHIDQVGAGYDWAYQFRDEINQAMREHNDDALVNFEQFGESATLSVPTPDHYLPLLYVMAQRDENDEITLFNDELIAGSLSMTSVLVKER
- a CDS encoding LysR family transcriptional regulator, whose protein sequence is MDRIEAMNIFLTVVETGSFTATADRLDLSRPMVTRAVALVEEWFNARLLQRTTRRVSLTSAGERAVAHCQKMVDLAAEIEQDILAQQGELQGSLRIASNSSFGSTHLLLAIKDFLQRHPKLNIQFQLSDQSVNLIDERIDLAIRFTNQPDPNLIARPLATCHSLLVASPEYLAQKGVPQTPQDLAEHIYLAHANINRKEWKFYQNEREISLELTSQFTTNDTGALLNLTLAGGGIAMLPKYLLNEHLASQQLVPILTDWQLPTYQIYALYSSRHKLPLTIRTLVDFLVERFNGVSW